A genomic window from Cucumis melo cultivar AY chromosome 8, USDA_Cmelo_AY_1.0, whole genome shotgun sequence includes:
- the LOC103491206 gene encoding clathrin light chain 2-like, with translation MSTFAGTSPPPFEDATIGFDPRLASQRFETFSTFQAESADDSSPIFGNLPYDLGDDLPPTPPTNFSAVGGFSSFSSQQNGKGFDGGFGESDGPILSSPTAMEPEEGFPLREWRRLNAIRLEEKEKKEKELLEEIIDEADQYKIEFYRRRKLALDHSKATNRDKEKQYLANQEKFHAEADKNYWKAIAELIPNEVPTIEQRGKKDKEKKPAIIVIQGPKPGKPTDLSRMRQIHLKLKHNTPLHMKPKPPPAEPKSESKKDSSAAGATLAAGSGLAASRTAAVATSEGTTVG, from the exons CGCCTCGCTTCTCAAAGATTTGAAACCTTTTCAACTTTCCAAGCCGAGTCCGCCGACGACTCCTCACCGATCTTCGGAAATCTGCCCTACGACCTGGGAGACGACCTTCCGCCGACTCCGCCTACTAATTTCTCGGCGGTTGGAGGATTCTCGAGTTTCTCGTCGCAGCAGAACGGGAAGGGTTTTGATGGAGGTTTTGGCGAATCGGACGGCCCGATCCTCTCGTCGCCGACGGCGATGGAACCGGAGGAAGGATTTCCTTTGAGAGAGTGGCGGAG ATTGAATGCAATTCGATtggaagaaaaggagaagaaagaaaaagagctGTTGGAAGAGATAATTGATGAGGCTGATCAGTATAAAATTGAATTCTACAGAAGGCGAAAGCTTGCTCTTGATCATAGCAAAGCTACTAATAGGGATAAGGAGAAG CAATATCTAGCAAACCAAGAGAAGTTCCATGCTGAAGCTGATAAGAACTATTGGAAGGCAATTGCAGAACTAATCCCCAATGAGGTACCAACCATTGAACAAAGGGGAAAGAAAGACAAGGAAAAGAAGCCTGCTATTATTGTCATTCAAGGTCCGAAGCCCGGGAAGCCAACCGATCTCTCGAGAATGCGTCAAATACATTTGAAACTCAAACACAATACCCCTCTTCACATGAAGCCTAAACCCCCACCAGCAGAACCTAAATCCGAATCGAAAAAGGATTCTTCTGCTGCTGGGGCAACTCTCGCTGCAGGTTCGGGTTTGGCAGCTTCAAGAACTGCTGCTGTTGCTACTTCTGAGGGTACAACTGTTGGCTGA